In Anaerobacillus isosaccharinicus, one genomic interval encodes:
- a CDS encoding SWIM zinc finger family protein: MNKKQLRINIDYFLEHYFQSRIIERGLHYFYNDNVTKLELANDKISAIVTGTTSYEVEVNLENLTLSHCNCPYESKCKHLVAVLLEFKKLLDDSPALSLVGTSEYPFNKPEYVMERLASDLEAYVNEVYHLLSKSGHFSNDQSSLVIKQFFDELQQKEVVEVNQLQILAMTVMMDELYKKANEYETYSFRQNRFLAFFNELFHYGYPTMKNEVINDTFFSKWYTEFLFKQLNQKDAGSPYEKLIATWLLCEEREALLLNHANKLLKEYKDKNLFLTKLTSLLFLQANDGARSIALLKDLKAKLHHSDLIDHFLLMEQKNDFVMMKHWFELFFPAEKPKQGSVLGKLYEDMLVETGTNEEKLTIVWKNWLNQPSFLTYKNRITKCDEKEKEQILEYIIPKLQADLYRPQTEAIFYQIAREESLFELAFTSLLTNKKEANIITPEIQKLFKTVMSKKPELLLPFYHQLVERLVQKKSRVHYEEAAQYIRQLKTIYVKLNKEQTFNTYVLGLKQRFKTYRAFIQELKRIDK, translated from the coding sequence ATGAATAAGAAGCAATTACGGATTAATATCGACTATTTTTTAGAGCACTATTTTCAAAGTCGCATCATCGAACGTGGTCTTCATTATTTTTACAACGACAACGTTACAAAACTAGAACTAGCTAACGACAAAATCTCAGCGATAGTAACAGGGACAACATCTTATGAAGTTGAGGTTAATTTAGAAAATTTGACTTTAAGTCATTGTAACTGCCCCTATGAAAGTAAGTGCAAACACCTTGTTGCAGTTCTTTTAGAGTTTAAAAAATTGCTAGATGATTCACCAGCATTATCATTAGTAGGTACTTCTGAGTACCCATTTAATAAACCGGAATATGTCATGGAGAGATTAGCAAGCGACTTAGAGGCTTATGTTAATGAGGTTTATCATCTGCTCTCAAAGAGTGGCCATTTCAGTAATGATCAATCTAGCTTAGTAATTAAACAATTTTTCGATGAACTTCAGCAAAAAGAAGTGGTGGAAGTTAACCAACTCCAAATACTTGCAATGACAGTTATGATGGATGAATTATATAAAAAGGCAAATGAGTATGAGACATACAGTTTTAGGCAAAATCGTTTTTTAGCCTTTTTTAATGAATTATTTCACTATGGATATCCAACAATGAAAAACGAGGTAATCAACGATACCTTCTTTAGTAAGTGGTATACTGAGTTTCTTTTTAAGCAGCTAAATCAAAAAGATGCTGGTTCTCCATATGAAAAACTGATAGCAACTTGGCTTCTCTGTGAAGAAAGAGAAGCGCTCTTACTAAACCACGCAAATAAGCTTTTAAAAGAATATAAAGATAAGAACTTATTTCTAACAAAACTTACTAGCCTTTTATTTTTACAAGCGAATGATGGCGCCCGTTCGATCGCATTGTTAAAAGACCTTAAAGCAAAGCTACACCATAGTGATTTAATTGACCATTTCCTCCTTATGGAACAGAAAAATGATTTTGTGATGATGAAGCATTGGTTTGAATTGTTTTTTCCGGCTGAAAAGCCAAAACAAGGCTCAGTGCTTGGAAAACTATATGAAGATATGTTAGTTGAAACTGGTACAAATGAGGAGAAACTAACGATTGTTTGGAAAAACTGGCTTAATCAGCCTTCATTTTTAACTTATAAAAATAGAATTACTAAATGTGATGAAAAAGAAAAAGAACAGATACTCGAATATATCATTCCAAAATTACAAGCTGATTTATATCGGCCTCAAACAGAAGCGATCTTTTATCAAATCGCTAGAGAAGAAAGTCTCTTTGAACTAGCTTTTACATCGCTGCTCACGAACAAAAAGGAAGCGAATATCATCACACCTGAAATTCAAAAGTTGTTTAAAACTGTTATGAGTAAGAAACCAGAACTACTCCTTCCTTTTTATCATCAACTCGTTGAAAGATTAGTTCAAAAAAAATCGAGAGTTCATTATGAAGAGGCCGCCCAGTACATTAGACAGTTGAAGACCATTTACGTGAAACTAAATAAAGAACAAACATTCAATACATATGTACTCGGTTTAAAACAAAGATTTAAAACTTATCGTGCCTTTATTCAGGAGCTGAAAAGAATTGATAAATAG
- a CDS encoding DUF6154 family protein — translation MIDDVYEMYKGHFTGDEEDILIIIYGVLDGVNNDDLVKLFKDLKPEEKFEMTVLYLYEKLRQKMAQEGVGYIGNEDDQIVH, via the coding sequence ATGATTGATGACGTATACGAGATGTATAAAGGTCACTTTACTGGTGATGAAGAGGATATTTTAATTATTATTTATGGGGTTTTAGATGGGGTTAACAATGATGATTTGGTCAAGTTATTTAAAGACTTAAAGCCCGAGGAAAAATTTGAGATGACGGTTTTATATTTGTATGAAAAGCTTCGACAAAAGATGGCTCAAGAAGGTGTAGGTTACATCGGTAATGAAGATGACCAAATAGTCCATTGA
- a CDS encoding AzlC family ABC transporter permease — MFALTKQKSEFQKGVIAGISIALGYLPVALTFGFIAETTGLTLIETIGMSAFVYAGAAQYMSLSLLAIGTGAIEIIFTTFIINIRHLLMSTAINEKAEKDHPIIKGLYAFGMTDEVFAVTSTKEGRLTSSYILGVALIAYSSWVVNSGIGYIIGTSLPEMLQKSMSIALYALFIALLVPSLKKHRKIVYLALFAGVLNSFLSMVIPSGWSIIIATLASAVLIEFIYSKKNTYLEEVQRTDDKECG, encoded by the coding sequence ATGTTTGCCCTAACTAAACAAAAATCAGAGTTTCAAAAAGGGGTTATCGCCGGAATAAGTATAGCACTTGGATATTTACCTGTTGCATTAACTTTTGGCTTTATTGCAGAAACAACTGGTTTAACATTAATTGAAACGATTGGGATGAGTGCCTTTGTATATGCCGGTGCAGCCCAATATATGTCATTAAGTTTGCTTGCTATTGGTACTGGCGCCATTGAAATTATTTTTACTACATTCATTATTAATATACGCCACTTATTAATGAGTACTGCCATTAACGAAAAAGCAGAAAAAGATCATCCAATCATTAAAGGATTGTATGCCTTTGGGATGACGGACGAGGTATTTGCTGTTACTTCCACAAAAGAAGGAAGATTAACGAGTTCTTACATTCTCGGTGTAGCTTTAATTGCTTATTCAAGCTGGGTAGTAAATTCAGGAATTGGTTATATCATTGGTACCTCCTTACCTGAAATGCTACAAAAAAGCATGTCCATTGCCTTATATGCTTTGTTTATAGCTCTATTAGTTCCTTCATTGAAAAAACATCGAAAAATTGTATACCTAGCCTTATTTGCTGGAGTTCTCAATTCATTCCTATCAATGGTCATTCCCAGTGGTTGGTCAATTATTATTGCTACTTTAGCTTCTGCAGTACTCATTGAATTCATTTATAGCAAAAAAAATACGTATCTTGAGGAAGTACAAAGAACTGATGATAAGGAGTGTGGATGA
- a CDS encoding AzlD domain-containing protein: MSNTMLMIILGMAIVTYIPRVLPLVTMNGKEMPPKVKAILQNVPYAALGALIFPGILFIQEDIWFGIIGGIAALLVALLTSNIILIVISAIAVLSIYSFLF; the protein is encoded by the coding sequence ATGTCGAACACGATGTTAATGATCATATTAGGAATGGCAATTGTCACTTATATTCCAAGAGTGTTGCCGCTTGTCACAATGAACGGTAAAGAAATGCCACCAAAAGTAAAAGCTATATTACAAAATGTTCCTTATGCAGCATTAGGCGCCCTCATTTTCCCAGGAATTTTATTTATTCAAGAAGACATTTGGTTTGGGATTATTGGTGGAATAGCCGCTTTACTCGTTGCCTTACTAACTTCTAATATAATTTTAATCGTCATTAGTGCAATTGCTGTTTTGAGTATCTATTCCTTTTTATTTTGA
- a CDS encoding YitT family protein produces MIIYIFGCLLLAISLNFFLIPANVFASGFTGIAQILATLTPISTGISLFILNIPVAILGWLKIGKRFTVFSFINVAISTFFLEIIPIVQISEDILLNSVFGGVIMAIGAGLILKYGSSTGGVDIIALVLARYSERPLGTYFFLINSVIVLTAGFIFDWEKALYTLVTLYVGSRIIDAIHTRHVKLTAMIVTTKPDELQEAIHEQLTRGITRLPAKGGYSKQDKEMLMIVITRYELYNLKQIIAKVDDKAFTNIIETAGIYGLFRKDS; encoded by the coding sequence ATGATAATATATATATTTGGCTGTTTATTATTGGCCATATCATTAAACTTTTTTCTCATACCAGCAAATGTATTCGCCAGTGGTTTTACGGGTATTGCTCAGATTTTAGCTACCTTAACGCCTATTTCTACAGGGATTTCTTTATTTATTTTGAACATACCAGTTGCTATACTAGGTTGGTTAAAAATAGGGAAGAGATTTACTGTTTTTAGTTTTATTAATGTAGCGATTTCTACTTTTTTTCTCGAAATCATTCCTATTGTTCAAATTTCTGAGGACATTTTATTAAATTCAGTTTTCGGTGGAGTAATTATGGCTATTGGAGCAGGGCTTATTCTGAAGTATGGTTCTTCCACTGGTGGTGTAGATATTATTGCTTTAGTATTAGCAAGATATAGCGAACGGCCACTTGGTACATATTTCTTCTTAATAAATAGTGTAATCGTTTTAACAGCAGGATTTATTTTTGATTGGGAAAAGGCTTTGTATACACTCGTAACTTTATATGTTGGCTCAAGAATTATCGATGCTATTCATACTCGTCATGTGAAATTAACTGCAATGATTGTGACAACGAAACCTGATGAATTGCAAGAGGCTATTCATGAACAGCTGACAAGGGGGATTACAAGACTTCCCGCAAAGGGTGGCTATTCAAAACAAGACAAAGAGATGCTGATGATTGTTATTACGAGATATGAACTCTATAATTTAAAACAGATCATTGCAAAAGTTGATGACAAGGCATTTACAAATATCATTGAGACAGCTGGAATATACGGCTTGTTTCGGAAAGACAGTTAA
- a CDS encoding DUF3941 domain-containing protein translates to MPHTKDDDKKKQDNNAKRHMKNVQREKNAEDRGERQYSKKTNHL, encoded by the coding sequence ATGCCTCATACTAAAGATGACGATAAAAAGAAACAAGATAACAATGCCAAACGTCACATGAAAAACGTACAAAGGGAGAAAAACGCAGAAGACCGTGGCGAAAGACAGTACTCAAAGAAAACAAATCACCTTTAA
- a CDS encoding hemerythrin domain-containing protein — translation MNQNSPCSAGFGDPKSINYCAPLKQLIDEHPSLLAKMAEFNQMVQAFETSEEIEDWNDTINQLHEKISAFIAELEPHSNREEDVLFEMMVKYLGREGGPIAVMEYEHNTAKLNLKEFMEKATAIKEDNKTLSRAEALDVYRHLKIVYLTLTDHFMKEENILFPMAEQMLSDAEKQDLADQFSQMA, via the coding sequence ATGAATCAAAACTCACCTTGTTCTGCTGGCTTTGGCGATCCAAAATCTATAAACTATTGTGCTCCATTAAAACAATTAATTGATGAACATCCATCCCTTTTAGCAAAGATGGCTGAATTTAATCAAATGGTACAAGCTTTTGAAACAAGCGAGGAAATTGAGGATTGGAATGATACAATTAACCAACTCCATGAAAAAATATCCGCTTTCATTGCTGAACTTGAGCCACATTCTAATCGTGAAGAAGATGTTTTATTTGAAATGATGGTGAAGTACCTTGGTCGAGAAGGTGGACCTATTGCAGTTATGGAGTACGAACATAATACTGCGAAGTTAAACTTAAAGGAATTTATGGAAAAGGCTACTGCCATTAAAGAAGACAATAAAACATTATCTAGAGCTGAAGCGCTAGACGTTTACCGTCATTTAAAAATCGTCTATTTAACATTAACAGACCATTTCATGAAAGAAGAAAACATCCTCTTCCCAATGGCTGAACAAATGTTATCTGATGCAGAAAAACAAGATTTGGCTGATCAATTTTCACAAATGGCATAA
- the pfkA gene encoding 6-phosphofructokinase: MNIAILTSGGDSQGMNSAIRAITRTAIVRGHKVFGVKKGYQGLMEGLFTPLDLRDVGDILHRGGTFLQSARSQEFREPSGQEKAIAKLKEANIEHLVVIGGDGSYHGALALFGRGVKTYCLPGTIDNDIAYTDYTIGFDTTVNLVVSLINNVRDTSTSHERTSIIEVMGRGSGNIALHAGVASGADVIIVPEVEWNLEDVCNEISEGFNRGKKHGIVVVAEGAASGEAVAEEIEKRTGLEARSTKLGYVQRGGSPSSFDRIFTSRMGDKVIECMENGISGVAIGIEGKEITYHPIHEVLSKKADFDFKLYEIAKNLSR, from the coding sequence ATGAATATTGCTATTTTGACTTCAGGTGGAGATAGTCAAGGCATGAACAGTGCAATTCGCGCAATAACTAGAACAGCAATTGTAAGAGGACATAAAGTGTTCGGTGTTAAAAAGGGATACCAAGGGTTAATGGAAGGTTTGTTTACACCTTTAGATCTTCGAGATGTAGGAGACATTCTTCATCGGGGTGGAACATTTCTACAATCAGCGAGATCACAAGAGTTTAGAGAGCCTAGCGGTCAGGAAAAAGCCATTGCTAAATTAAAAGAAGCAAATATTGAACATTTAGTTGTCATTGGTGGAGATGGAAGCTATCACGGCGCATTGGCATTATTTGGAAGAGGTGTAAAGACTTATTGTCTTCCAGGGACCATTGACAATGATATAGCTTATACAGATTATACAATTGGATTTGATACAACCGTAAACCTTGTTGTCAGTTTGATCAATAATGTCCGTGATACTTCAACTAGTCACGAAAGAACGAGTATCATTGAAGTTATGGGAAGAGGTTCAGGTAATATTGCGTTACATGCTGGCGTAGCTAGTGGCGCTGACGTTATCATAGTTCCAGAAGTGGAATGGAATTTAGAAGATGTATGTAATGAAATAAGTGAAGGCTTCAATAGAGGAAAAAAACATGGGATTGTTGTCGTTGCTGAAGGTGCGGCAAGTGGAGAAGCAGTAGCAGAAGAAATTGAAAAGAGAACTGGACTTGAGGCTAGAAGCACTAAATTAGGTTATGTTCAACGTGGTGGAAGTCCTTCTTCCTTTGACCGGATTTTTACGAGCAGAATGGGCGATAAGGTAATAGAATGTATGGAAAATGGGATCTCTGGGGTAGCAATAGGTATAGAAGGAAAAGAAATCACCTATCATCCGATTCATGAAGTATTAAGTAAAAAGGCTGATTTTGACTTTAAGCTTTATGAAATTGCAAAAAACCTTTCTAGGTAG
- a CDS encoding DEAD/DEAH box helicase: MINSYNPNPIIVHGGILKGKNGYSLFIWGEQKKHKKYVDIEPFKYPFLYSPFELKLALFRSHEASFYGTFLDTQECHIQVPLNNRLFYSLAGNVPVYHIPASYEKHLFPIKGLEIALSDIHIYINTLINLMNTTEWTLADDFLYIQQLLVAILNEIRSGQLIPNQQGGWEIPNFPVLGWEESAPTSLVSLLPTNHSFIDKKVEKTSIKEFIDELVNGYVTNILKFDENVIEAFKQLQESQAPAVKKLLGNLAKDDQPFQSSNAHQQFLENIGAIEVAPFKLGLRVEEEKGADNWQLTLFIQDRTDHTLMIDVADLLIGNHPWRENPITFFKEALLKGQNKVKEFQKFSLTNPAIDVTIDEAYELLTRNDLAFQELGMTILVPSWWHKKEDDFSVTLKQKELTETRGAAEPLLNWQAIADFDYSISVGGITVTEQEFHELVNHKRPIVKLRGKWVFWDVTTAEKIQSKIKAYKDKKKLTYMEAFQLEHQEGEEQNIRFKALWNKKISKLLNELSIHSWEKATVPNELNGSLRPYQHDGFSWLLNMRKIGFGACLADDMGLGKTIQTISYLLAVKEATRNKLKQPFLLICPTSLIGNWEHELSLFAPTLKVYVHHGQQRSIEEELELSLANVDIVITSYALAVRDEKIWTSRAWEGLILDEAQHVKNIETKQRRSIKEIVATHRIALTGTPIENRLKELWSIIDMLNDHFLGSYQQFSKVFIKEIEGAEQNNEKLNELRSMISPFLLRRTKQDKHIHLQLPNKKEIIHRVGLTVEQASLYQAVINDLFDKVDSVSEMQRRALILSSLTKLKQICNHPVHYLKDGGMLQNRSEKWEELMLLCETIASNKEKALIFTQYKEMGSIIQNGLEEIFNSEMPFLHGSLQRQKREELIWKFMNEDAPFFILSLKAGGVGLNLTAATHVIHYDRWWNPAVENQATDRAYRIGQTEDVTVHKLLTKGTLEEKIHQMLEKKQALSDQILNANENKLSELTTNELEQFLKLRISSLS, translated from the coding sequence TTGATAAATAGTTACAATCCAAACCCAATTATCGTTCACGGTGGGATCTTAAAAGGAAAAAACGGTTATAGCTTGTTTATTTGGGGAGAGCAAAAAAAGCATAAAAAATATGTTGATATCGAGCCTTTCAAATATCCATTTCTTTATTCTCCTTTTGAGTTAAAGTTAGCGTTATTTCGTTCTCATGAAGCGTCCTTTTATGGCACGTTTTTAGATACGCAAGAATGTCATATTCAAGTTCCTTTAAATAATCGCTTATTTTATAGTTTAGCTGGAAATGTGCCCGTCTATCACATTCCTGCTAGCTACGAAAAACACCTTTTTCCAATTAAAGGACTTGAAATTGCTCTTAGCGATATTCATATCTATATCAATACGCTCATCAACTTAATGAACACAACCGAATGGACACTTGCCGATGACTTTTTATATATTCAGCAGCTGTTAGTTGCGATTTTAAATGAAATTCGCTCAGGACAACTAATTCCTAATCAACAAGGCGGCTGGGAAATCCCAAATTTCCCTGTTCTAGGTTGGGAAGAAAGTGCCCCAACATCACTAGTGTCATTACTTCCTACTAATCACTCTTTTATAGATAAAAAAGTTGAAAAAACATCAATAAAAGAATTTATAGATGAGTTAGTGAATGGCTATGTCACAAATATCTTAAAGTTCGACGAAAATGTAATAGAAGCTTTTAAACAGCTACAAGAAAGCCAGGCACCAGCTGTCAAGAAGCTGTTAGGTAATCTAGCCAAAGATGATCAACCATTTCAATCATCAAATGCGCACCAACAGTTTTTAGAAAATATCGGGGCTATCGAAGTAGCTCCTTTCAAACTAGGCCTTAGGGTTGAGGAAGAAAAAGGGGCAGACAATTGGCAACTAACGTTATTTATTCAAGATCGAACTGACCACACGTTGATGATAGATGTCGCTGACCTTTTAATCGGAAACCACCCTTGGAGAGAAAATCCCATCACCTTTTTTAAAGAAGCATTACTTAAGGGACAAAACAAAGTTAAGGAATTTCAAAAGTTTTCTCTAACAAATCCAGCAATTGATGTAACTATTGACGAAGCCTACGAATTATTAACAAGAAATGATCTAGCATTTCAAGAGTTAGGAATGACCATTTTAGTTCCAAGTTGGTGGCATAAAAAAGAAGATGATTTTTCTGTAACCTTGAAGCAAAAAGAGCTAACAGAAACTAGAGGTGCTGCAGAACCTTTGTTAAACTGGCAAGCAATTGCGGATTTTGATTATTCTATTTCAGTTGGTGGCATAACCGTGACTGAACAAGAGTTTCATGAGCTCGTCAATCACAAACGTCCAATTGTAAAACTAAGAGGGAAATGGGTTTTCTGGGATGTAACAACCGCAGAGAAAATACAATCAAAAATAAAAGCATATAAAGATAAGAAAAAGCTTACATACATGGAAGCATTCCAGCTCGAACATCAAGAAGGCGAAGAGCAGAATATACGCTTTAAAGCCCTTTGGAACAAAAAAATTAGCAAATTACTAAATGAGCTTTCGATTCATTCCTGGGAAAAAGCAACTGTTCCAAATGAACTTAATGGATCATTAAGACCATATCAACACGATGGCTTCTCATGGTTGTTAAATATGCGAAAAATAGGTTTTGGAGCTTGCCTTGCCGATGACATGGGTTTGGGGAAAACGATTCAAACGATATCATATTTATTGGCTGTTAAAGAAGCTACTCGTAATAAACTAAAGCAACCTTTTTTACTAATTTGTCCCACTTCACTAATAGGAAATTGGGAGCACGAATTAAGTCTTTTTGCACCAACTTTAAAAGTGTATGTCCACCACGGTCAGCAGAGGTCTATTGAGGAAGAACTAGAGTTGTCATTAGCAAATGTTGATATCGTCATCACTTCCTACGCATTAGCAGTACGTGACGAAAAAATTTGGACTTCTAGGGCGTGGGAAGGACTGATTTTGGATGAGGCACAACACGTCAAAAACATCGAAACAAAACAAAGAAGAAGTATTAAAGAGATCGTTGCTACTCATCGAATTGCCTTAACTGGTACTCCTATTGAAAACAGATTGAAAGAACTATGGTCAATCATTGATATGTTAAATGACCATTTTCTTGGCTCTTACCAACAATTCTCTAAAGTTTTTATTAAAGAAATTGAAGGTGCTGAGCAAAATAATGAGAAACTTAATGAATTGCGATCTATGATATCGCCATTTTTACTTCGACGTACTAAGCAGGATAAGCATATTCACCTACAACTACCTAATAAAAAAGAAATCATCCATCGCGTTGGCTTAACTGTTGAACAAGCGAGTCTTTATCAAGCAGTTATTAACGACCTTTTTGATAAAGTAGATTCTGTTTCAGAAATGCAACGAAGAGCGTTAATTTTAAGTAGCTTAACGAAGTTAAAGCAAATCTGTAACCACCCTGTTCACTATTTAAAAGACGGTGGCATGCTTCAAAACCGTTCAGAAAAGTGGGAAGAACTCATGCTGTTATGTGAAACCATTGCTTCTAACAAAGAAAAAGCGCTCATTTTTACTCAATATAAAGAAATGGGATCAATTATTCAAAACGGTTTAGAAGAAATTTTCAACAGTGAAATGCCATTTTTACATGGTAGCTTACAACGTCAAAAACGGGAAGAACTCATTTGGAAATTCATGAATGAAGATGCTCCATTTTTTATTCTTTCTTTAAAAGCTGGTGGCGTTGGGTTAAATTTAACTGCAGCTACTCATGTAATTCATTACGATCGTTGGTGGAATCCTGCGGTTGAAAACCAAGCGACTGACAGAGCCTATCGTATTGGTCAAACAGAAGATGTTACAGTCCATAAACTTTTAACAAAAGGAACATTAGAGGAAAAAATCCACCAAATGCTTGAAAAAAAACAGGCTCTTTCCGATCAAATTCTAAATGCAAATGAAAATAAACTTTCCGAACTTACGACTAATGAGCTAGAACAATTCTTAAAATTAAGAATTTCAAGTTTGTCTTAG
- a CDS encoding rhodanese-like domain-containing protein — MAFMRDGIKQIEVNELKEILKAKPKDVVVIDVREREEYDDFHIPGIPLIPMQTIPNILDDLKPDKEYIFVCRSGNRSHNVARFLKENGIDDAHNFSGGMLTWDDEVRTGLENVITDISKLYE, encoded by the coding sequence ATGGCGTTTATGCGTGATGGGATAAAACAGATCGAAGTAAATGAACTTAAAGAAATTTTAAAAGCGAAACCAAAAGATGTTGTTGTCATAGATGTTAGGGAAAGGGAGGAGTATGATGATTTTCATATTCCAGGAATCCCATTGATTCCAATGCAAACAATTCCAAATATACTTGATGATTTAAAACCAGATAAAGAGTATATTTTTGTTTGCCGTAGTGGGAATCGGAGTCATAATGTTGCTCGTTTTCTAAAAGAAAATGGGATAGACGATGCGCATAATTTTTCTGGTGGAATGCTCACTTGGGATGATGAAGTTCGAACAGGGTTAGAAAATGTGATTACAGATATCTCGAAGCTATATGAATAA
- a CDS encoding BsuPI-related putative proteinase inhibitor, translated as MLKLVSIICALIIFITGCGTNIESIDYFYGDDTTTNFRATFSVREVGDDMQFELSLTNEGNEKALIQFPSGQQFEIIVKDEENQVVYRFSEGRMFTMAIVMKEIEPGETLVWVDEWKEAKQGMYTVIGELQIMSINNETVDRNQFRIDKKVSYEK; from the coding sequence TTGTTAAAGCTAGTCTCAATAATATGTGCGTTAATTATTTTCATTACTGGTTGTGGAACGAACATTGAAAGCATAGATTATTTTTATGGTGATGATACAACGACAAATTTTAGAGCTACTTTTAGCGTTAGGGAAGTGGGGGATGATATGCAATTTGAACTTTCATTAACGAATGAAGGAAACGAAAAAGCACTCATACAATTTCCATCGGGTCAACAGTTTGAGATTATCGTTAAAGATGAAGAGAATCAGGTTGTCTACCGCTTTAGTGAAGGAAGAATGTTTACGATGGCAATTGTAATGAAAGAAATTGAGCCTGGGGAAACATTAGTATGGGTTGATGAGTGGAAAGAAGCAAAGCAAGGAATGTATACCGTTATAGGTGAACTTCAAATTATGTCAATTAACAATGAAACTGTTGATCGTAACCAATTTCGAATAGATAAAAAGGTCAGTTATGAAAAATAG
- a CDS encoding DUF1360 domain-containing protein, with amino-acid sequence MENLSPMMFIMIILASYRFTHLIVFDKITEFIRKPFLKTTTITENGREKTKKLPDSKLGYLLNCYWCAGVWSAIIFGLGYILYPMIFIPAIFIFAIAGGQTIIETFVGVGTKAIHALSKESEH; translated from the coding sequence TTGGAAAATTTGAGCCCGATGATGTTTATTATGATTATCTTAGCAAGTTATCGTTTTACTCATTTAATTGTCTTTGACAAAATAACTGAATTTATCCGAAAACCATTTTTAAAAACGACAACAATTACCGAAAATGGGCGTGAAAAAACAAAAAAATTACCAGACTCAAAGCTCGGTTATTTATTGAATTGCTATTGGTGTGCTGGTGTTTGGAGTGCTATTATTTTCGGTCTTGGCTACATACTCTATCCAATGATCTTCATTCCGGCAATTTTCATCTTTGCTATTGCTGGTGGGCAAACGATCATTGAAACGTTTGTAGGAGTTGGGACGAAGGCAATTCATGCGTTAAGTAAAGAGAGTGAACATTAA